From one Lycium ferocissimum isolate CSIRO_LF1 chromosome 5, AGI_CSIRO_Lferr_CH_V1, whole genome shotgun sequence genomic stretch:
- the LOC132058338 gene encoding 3-ketoacyl-CoA synthase 6-like, whose protein sequence is MELTKLLCLFIFLTIETLLIRLKAELTIFHVVVLFSYIFFVILKSRPSPVYLVDYSCLKPPNFCRVPHAAFIEHAQHFLDKQSINFMTKILSQSGQSEETYLPPALQYIPPKIDYQEVISEVHMVLFPVFEDLLAKTNLSPHDIDVLIVNCSGFCPAPSLSSIIVNKYGMREDIKSYTISGMGCSANALAIDMAQNILKSHKNSNAVILSTEILSTGWYPGKEPSMLVINCLFRMGAAGILISNKKEDKNRAKYKLIKTLRTQRAFDDKAYFCTFREEDSDGFTGVTLKRDLLQAAGETLRSNITILGSQILPFTEKVRYGVSILRKKLSVDKKSTEIYVPNFKSVIEHFCLPASGKPVIKEMGKGLKLVEGDKEPALMTLHRFGNQSSSSLWYELAYLEAKGRVKKGDKVWLLGMGSGTKCTSLIWECVRPIYGEAQRGPWADTIDRYPLKM, encoded by the coding sequence ATGGAGCTAACAAAACTTCTCTGTCTTTTCATCTTCCTTACCATAGAAACTCTGCTTATTCGGCTAAAGGCAGAGCTCACAATCTTTCATGTTGTGGTCCTTTTTAGTTACATTTTCTTTGTCATCTTGAAATCAAGGCCTTCACCAGTATACCTGGTGGACTATTCATGTCTAAAGCCACCAAATTTCTGTAGAGTTCCACACGCTGCCTTTATTGAACATGCTCAACATTTCTTAGATAAACAGAGCATAAATTTCATGACTAAAATCTTGAGTCAATCAGGACAAAGTGAAGAAACATATCTACCCCCTGCACTTCAGTACATCCCACCAAAAATAGACTACCAAGAAGTCATAAGCGAAGTCCATATGGTACTATTCCCTGTATTTGAAGACCTTTTAGCCAAAACCAATCTCTCCCCACATGATATTGATGTTTTAATCGTCAATTGTAGTGGATTTTGCCCTGCTCCTTCGCTTTCTTCCATAATTGTGAACAAATATGGCATGAGAGAAGACATTAAAAGTTACACAATCAGTGGCATGGGTTGCAGTGCTAATGCATTAGCCATTGACATGGcccaaaatattttaaaatctcaCAAGAATTCCAATGCCGTTATCCTTAGCACAGAGATTTTATCAACAGGTTGGTATCCTGGAAAAGAACCATCTATGTTGgttattaattgtttatttcGAATGGGTGCTGCTGGGATTTtaatttcaaacaaaaaagaagacaaaaataGAGCAAAATACAAGCTTATCAAGACTCTGAGAACTCAGAGGGCATTTGATGATAAGGCCTACTTTTGTACTTTCCGTGAAGAGGATTCAGATGGATTTACTGGAGTTACACTCAAGAGGGACTTATTGCAAGCGGCAGGAGAAACACTTAGGTCCAACATAACAATTCTTGGTTCACAAATTTTGCCTTTCACCGAGAAAGTTAGGTATGGGGTTTCAATTTTGAGAAAGAAGTTATCGGTAGACAAAAAATCAACAGAGATTTATGTGCCTAATTTTAAGTCAGTGATAGAGCATTTTTGCTTGCCAGCATCAGGAAAGCCAGTGATAAAGGAGATGGGAAAAGGGTTGAAGCTTGTAGAGGGTGATAAGGAACCTGCTTTGATGACATTGCATAGATTTGGGAAccaatcttcttcttcattgtgGTATGAATTGGCATATTTGGAGGCAAAAGGAAGGGTGAAAAAAGGTGACAAAGTATGGCTGCTTGGGATGGGAAGTGGGACTAAGTGCACTAGTCTAATTTGGGAATGTGTTAGGCCCATTTATGGGGAAGCCCAAAGAGGCCCATGGGCTGACACCATTGACAGATACCCGTTAAAGATGTGA